ATTGTTTATTGACATTgcttttggtttattttattggcGGCAACTTACTATTTGTTTCTCTGTGTTTTTTCACCAGCGCCGAACAAGTATATTTTTGTCTGTTGCAGGCAACCTTGCAAACGATTGGTTAGAATACTGCAAATCATGTAAGCATTCTACGAGTACTTTACTGGGATTGGAGGATTTGGTTGTTAAAATATTAGCTACATCTGACCCTTTCAATGTAATTTTCCGTCGGCAGAATATGCCTCAAGAGAGTCTGAAATCAGCAGTGTATAGATCATTTGTCACGTGCGACGATCCAAAAGGAGTTGTGGAGTGTAAGACAATGAGAAAATCAAGGCCAAGTTCTCAGAAAATGGACCATAAGATCGAAAGCCGAAGAAGTACATCAAAGAACTCAGATACATCATCCATGGCGTACAAGGCAGAGAAAGAGGAGATGCAGCAGCTCTCAAAAGGGTTCAAAAAGGACGTTAATCATAGTCCATCTTCCTTTCAACTCATGGAGGTCTCACGAGGAGTTCAGCAGCTGAACGGGATGATTGACTCATGGACTAAAGGAGTGAGATTTGATGGGCAGTCTAAAGATATTGCGCAAGATCTGTTGAAAGGAGCTCTTGATCTGCAAGAGTCTCTAATCATGCTAGGAAAGTTGCAAGAAGCGTCACAGTTTATGGCTGAGTTAGAAACGAAGCAGAATGAGAAGTCAGAAATGAGAAGAATTGATGAAGTGGGGATTGAGAGAATACAGTCAAGTGAATTTGGGCATAAAAAGCGACGGCTTTCTGCTGATGGGTCTTCAAGGGATCATCACATTGAGGAGCTTAGGAAAGTGATCAGAGACAGCTTTGCCAGGCAGAATCTATTGCCAAACCCAACCACCACTGAAGAAATGGGTTATCTTCATCTAAGAGATTTAGACTCGGCTTCAGAAATTCCTTCCACAACCTCTAGCCAGTCTTTGATGGTTCGTGCATATGATTTTGGAGCTCTACAGAAGAAGGCAAACGGCCCAAATTTGATTGCCAAGCTTATGGGTCTAGAAGATCTCCCTTCAAAACCATTGCGGACCCCTCTCCAGAAACATTTAGAGAGTGAGAGAATTTTGAATCAGCGAAGGCATGTCTTTAATATTGTTAGGCCAAGGGGAAGGAAGCCCCATTCAAATGCAGATCCAGAGCGAAGAACACTGAAGAAAATACTTGAAACCATGAAATTCAAAGGACTTCTGAAAAGCAACTCTGTCAAAGAGCTTAAGCCTCAGTACTATCATTCCAACGATTCCCATTCCAAACAAGGGTTGATTGATGAGATACCGCCCATTGTTCTTATTAAACCTTTGATGGAGGAGCTCCACACACCAGTGCTTCAGGTAGAGGAAGCTTTGAACACAAAAAAGATGCtcagaaaactgaaaagaaaagaaaaacttccCTCCAAAACTCACAAAGAAGGGGCTTTGAGTTCCAAGAAAATGCATAGAAAGATGGAAGCAGTAGAGACTCCAATCAAAACGCTTAGCTTAGAAGAAGGCACTAAGCATAAAGAGGTAGTTAGAAAACCAGAAGAGAAAAAAGTCAAGTCGAAAGAAAAGGCTTCAAATAAGCTGAAAGCTACTGGACCTCTAGATCAGAAACTGCAGAAAAAAGAGGCAACCGACAAGAAAGCTCATAAGATTCAAAAAGTTGTTTCCCCCAGCGGGAAACCATCAGAGATGGAGAATGTGAAAGCTAAAATTGTCTCGAAATCTGAAGATCAAGCGAAGACCTCCACAAAGCCAAGAAAGCATGAAAACGGATCAAACATCATTAACAACCAGACTAGACGACCAAGTACTATCCAAAACTCCATCTCAAAACTCCCAACAAAAACTACAATCTCTAGTTCCACTGATCAGAAAAAGAATCAGACGAAGAAGACGAATCCAGTCAGGGAGCCTATAGCAGCTAAACCAGTTGTGAGTCTTCCTTATGACAAGTCTCTATGATTCAAGCCTAATGACTTTCTGAAACTTCTGTTTGTGCTGTAAAATTTAAGTTTTACCTGTTATTGTTCTAAAAATCATTCATGTGGATTTAGAAGTATGAGAAATGCAACCTAGTAACTAAACTTTTGCCACTTGATTGACCTGTGAATGAAGAAGATTTTTTGGTTTGTGAAAATTAAGGCAGTCTTCTTCTCCACAGATCGAGAATTTTGGATCCAAAGAAGATGACAAGAGGATCAATCTTGGAAGTGAAAATTGCTCTCCAGTGATAAGAACTGACACTTCTCTTGCGGATCAACTTCCTATAGAGGAGGACAAAGATGCCTCTGAATCTCATATTGAAGGTAACATACTATAGGTTGATTATGCTATGGTCAAAATCTGAGAAGTACATGAAAGCTACTTAGAAGTACAtgcatattatattatatttacatttttaagcCTCCCACATGTCTGGATCATAAACATGGATACATACATTAGTTAAAAAACAGATGTTTTTTCCCTTTTGGTTTGTAGACATCTGCTGCATCTAATCAGAACTAGATAAAACAAAATGATTGAGATATAATATAATGAAAGTATTATGCTTCATTGAACAACTGCAAATTTACTTTATTTAACCTTGCATCTTTCTACTCGTGAGTTTATGCAATGGAGGTGCGAATTTGAAATCCTGGTAGAAGTTCTTAGTAGTTGTGAAAGTAGCCAAGACTTTAGAGAGACTGTTATAGTTTGTCCGAGCTTGTATCCAGTAAACCTGCCATCACTTTCACACTTACGTAactctatttcttttcaattgTAGAGCATTGCAGCAATAGCCAGAGTTCTCTTTCTGATGTCATACCACTGAAACCCAAATATGAAATAGATGATCAAACTGCAGAGGAAGCTTACAATCACATCTTTCATAGTAGAACAGGTATCAAAAGCTTCAAAAGTGGAAATAATCTTGAAGCTTTGCTCTTGAGCAGTCCATCATTCCTCAGCCGTGCGGAGGAGCTTTTTTATCTCAATGCGAGGAATCCTTCTAGCATCAATGATTTGGTAGTAGCCAATGTCAAACTCTCTTTAGAATGTGCAAATGAACTCATTGAACGTAAAAGCCTTCGAGATTCACACACAGTCCATCCTCTGTTGCTAACGAGTGTGGGCAACTTGAGAGTGTGCATCTCAATAGATAATTTGGTGGGGGAAGTTTGTAAGGGTGTGGAAAATCTGAGAAGCTACAGCAACCTTGCTGTTGAGAGTCTTCCTGTAGATGGTATTTATGCAATGTTGGAGAGAGATATAAGTTGCAATGGAGTGGAAAATGCAATCTGGGATTTTGGTTGGAGGCATGGATTTTCTGTGGACGATGCTGAGCAAGTAGTGAATGAGATAGAGAAGCTACTTTTTGATGGGTTGATTGAGGAGGTCTTTACATAATTTGTGCTTCAGCATATTCTCTATGTTTGTTTGGGGACAGATTTGAGAGGTCAGTGTAGCAATACTGCTTTTATTTTCTCTGTATATACAATGGTGCAATGCTTTAATACAAGGCAGGATAGTTGAAAAGGGTAATTAGTATCACAAGGTTAAGATCATATTCCAATATCACGTTCTTAAGCAGTCAAATAGATATCTTCTGACAGTGGAATGTAACTTTGACTACTTATACTGATTGAGAGCCTGCAATGTGTAGCGGAAAATGTTTAAGAAAGAGGAAGTTGAGTATATTTATGGTCATTTGGAAACTTCTATATATCGAGTCGATTATTTCtcttgaattttcttgaattctgCAGATCAATTTGTTCATTCTGTTCTTGGTAAGTACAAATGTATTTGGATTCAGTTTTTCTTCAAGTTCCAGGAATAATCTAGTCTCTGAAAACAATATATTTCCGGTAAAAGTGAGAGAAAAATGCTTCAAGGGTCCTGAGGTTTCATCTTTTATCAAATCATGGACTCTCTCAGGTCCACGCCAATATCAAATAACTGCATCCATTCTccttctgtcaattttttttaattacttcaattttttattttttttttcaaaaaaaaaaggtgatatcTTGCAAGATATACTGCAACTACAtaccatactttgcatccaaaCAACTCTTTAGATATTGAAAAACTATTACGTGCTTAATTATTCAAACACGTAACAGATAAATAAGGGTAGTTCAAATAACAGAAATACCTCTCAAATCAATTCAAGAGCcgaatattaataattttgctTCATTTATTTATCAACCCAATAAGTTTATATAAAGTGACAAAGAAATGTAATAAATATAAACtactcttattagggttttcacgTGGAAAACAGTTTTCCCAATGACGTATTGGACTTAagattttgtttagaaaaatcaTTCCGTCTTCTTTGCTCATGACTCTGACGGTCAttgagaaaaacaaatttaatctGTTTATTttactgaaaaataataaataaataaatcctttTAGCCCCAATTAAGTCCTCTGAATCGTCCATTTGACCTCCATATGCCGTGATAAAGATTATGTTATAAAAGGTCACGGAAGCTAACTGTGTCTTCTTCCGTATGACTTGGTGCAATGACTTCTGGGTAGTGCCACCTATTCAACGTTCAATAATATATACGTTGAATCTCACCACTttttgtggaatatttaatGACACAGATAATATTCCAATTCAGAAtcttttgtatcaaaatttaagttgataaaaaaaaaataataataaataataatttaataatttaattaatattctaatattacATCCAAGTTCGCAGGCATTAAGAAGAAGCTGGCCTAGCGAAAGTGACAAGATTCCTACAGCACATGGTGACGCGCGATGGTTATCACCATGAACATGAACTTTGACTACAGAAAAGTGATAGTTAACCCAAAACAATGGCAATTAAACAGAGAGCAGATAATTTAGCTCTTAATTCTAATAAAACTACAGAGAGGCATATTTGGGGCACAGCTGCATTCATCCAGAAGATCGATAGTGACTGTTTCACTACTAGTCTACCGTCTATACAAAGTAGCATCATACTTAATCTAATTATGTAAAAGAAGATTAATCCACTACCATAATATCATTTATTGCCCCTAGCCCTaggattctctctctctctctctctctctctctctccctccctccctctatatatatatatatatatatgaatttaagAAGAGGCTCCCTTGAAGATAAGGAAATTGAGGGTCTCCAGAGCAAAATACATGAAAGTCCCTGGTGTATGAGTGAAGAAACAGCCAAAATTTGAACCAACCACACATTGCCATCCACACCCATGAATCTTATCAAACTCCTGAAAGCACAGAACCCGTGAAGAACATTATATGTAAGTGCATACAAAAGTCGCAAAATTTagcttttctcaaaaaaaaaaaaaaaaaaaaaaggaaaataaaataatcaacacCTTCTTGATATGGGCAGCAATCGAGATGCAATCAACAACATCATAGAGATCAAGAGCCTGAGAAGCACAAGCCATGGCCTGAATCTGCATCTTCTCCGGCATGTCTGTTTCCTTAATAGTAGCTTTTCCTTCCAACATCTTTTCACTCTTTTTTCAGAACCCCAGAAATGATTCTCTGAATATGATATGAAAGGTATCTAAATACAAGTATCTATGGCCGACCAGAAGCTTCCCTATCTCCTCCACAGTGATGGCCCAAAGGGTCTGATTTATAAGCCGAGGAGAACTTTGAGGAAGGCACGTAGACCAACTTTTTTGGTCACTTATTTTTGTCTGCATCCGCCTCTTTTCCGCCCATCATAAATTACCTTCCAGAGCTGGGAAGGtgaacaaataaaacaaaattgtaCGCTGTTATGGATAATTATAGAAAATAGACCACTGGAATAAAGAGatttttgagattttaattttataacaaATCATAACTtctaaaatttgcatttttaaataCACATCCCaacctctatttttttcaaaagaatttataaGCAGGATACTTCccgtaattacatttttttttttttttttacactttccGTAATCACTTGAATTTTATAACAAATTGTAACTTCAAAGGTCCGTTTGGTTCTGCAATTTCAAGATGTGCGATTCttaaaaaatagtgatttcaaaatttgaaaatctttgAATCGGTCTGCTGTGTAACATTCTCATTGCCGTCTTGTAGACTTTGGATTTGGCAGCTGTGTTAGATTCTGTTTGCCGTTGTTGCACAACACCGACTATACACATTCACATTGGACACATCATGCCTCTTTCACGCGAGCCAAACTTGGGTTGGGCTGCACAGGAtcctgtagttttttcaatattttaaatttttcatgagaaaaaaaaaaaaaaaaaaaaaaagaacctttAGTATCGATCTTGCCAGGCAATAGAGCTACAAAAGCTGATATGGGTACTTGGGAAgctacccaaaaagaaaaggatagcTGCAGATCAAATGACTTTTTGATGCATAAATCCTGGGACAAGCCATTCCAATTAGATAAACACAGCTCCTGGGAACAGCAAGGGTGAAGATTGAACTGGCAGTGGCATACTGACACCCACCGCAGCAGGAACAGCAGTACTGATGACATGATGAAGGAGGTGAGATTTAGATTACCATAGCTGGTTCTTGTACGGGGAAAACATGGTGCCTGATTCTCTTTCGACTTCCAAAGTTCTTTTACTTGGGTTGCTTACCAGCATCTCAAAAGTATACacttccaaatatatataagaatttaGCAGGTGCATAATCACACCATTTAGTGAACATTGAATACATACTACTGGCTTCcttttatctacaaaatcggATTAATGTCCAAGGAAGTTTAGTGAATATCCCCCAATGGAAATTAGGGTACACAAAGTGAAGGGAAATTTAAGCAAGTTTAACAGGGGgggaaaagaaattgaaaaagacAAACAGCCTATCAGCCTGAATTATCATAAACCAAACTATATTTCCAAGCAAACACTAAATTCTATATTCCACATGGCAACCAATGTTACATAAGCCGTCGAAATCTGAAACTGCATTGACCACAGATTGACAATCTAATCCTGCCTTTTCAACAGATTGATTCTGTGATTACCCCAACTGAATTTGTACCAAAGGAATAAACAAACAACTTCACTACATCTAAACTCTTCAATCTCAGCTTCTGTCGGGTCTAATTCTATCACCTGGCATAACACGTGAATCCAGTGTTGACAG
The Alnus glutinosa chromosome 14, dhAlnGlut1.1, whole genome shotgun sequence genome window above contains:
- the LOC133856587 gene encoding uncharacterized protein LOC133856587 codes for the protein MPQESLKSAVYRSFVTCDDPKGVVECKTMRKSRPSSQKMDHKIESRRSTSKNSDTSSMAYKAEKEEMQQLSKGFKKDVNHSPSSFQLMEVSRGVQQLNGMIDSWTKGVRFDGQSKDIAQDLLKGALDLQESLIMLGKLQEASQFMAELETKQNEKSEMRRIDEVGIERIQSSEFGHKKRRLSADGSSRDHHIEELRKVIRDSFARQNLLPNPTTTEEMGYLHLRDLDSASEIPSTTSSQSLMVRAYDFGALQKKANGPNLIAKLMGLEDLPSKPLRTPLQKHLESERILNQRRHVFNIVRPRGRKPHSNADPERRTLKKILETMKFKGLLKSNSVKELKPQYYHSNDSHSKQGLIDEIPPIVLIKPLMEELHTPVLQVEEALNTKKMLRKLKRKEKLPSKTHKEGALSSKKMHRKMEAVETPIKTLSLEEGTKHKEVVRKPEEKKVKSKEKASNKLKATGPLDQKLQKKEATDKKAHKIQKVVSPSGKPSEMENVKAKIVSKSEDQAKTSTKPRKHENGSNIINNQTRRPSTIQNSISKLPTKTTISSSTDQKKNQTKKTNPVREPIAAKPVIENFGSKEDDKRINLGSENCSPVIRTDTSLADQLPIEEDKDASESHIEEHCSNSQSSLSDVIPLKPKYEIDDQTAEEAYNHIFHSRTGIKSFKSGNNLEALLLSSPSFLSRAEELFYLNARNPSSINDLVVANVKLSLECANELIERKSLRDSHTVHPLLLTSVGNLRVCISIDNLVGEVCKGVENLRSYSNLAVESLPVDGIYAMLERDISCNGVENAIWDFGWRHGFSVDDAEQVVNEIEKLLFDGLIEEVFT
- the LOC133856589 gene encoding uncharacterized protein LOC133856589, whose product is MLEGKATIKETDMPEKMQIQAMACASQALDLYDVVDCISIAAHIKKEFDKIHGCGWQCVVGSNFGCFFTHTPGTFMYFALETLNFLIFKGASS